The Arachis hypogaea cultivar Tifrunner chromosome 14, arahy.Tifrunner.gnm2.J5K5, whole genome shotgun sequence genome has a segment encoding these proteins:
- the LOC112743944 gene encoding uncharacterized protein, with protein MGDKKKKAQMFVKLVSAAGTGFFYVKRKPRQFTEKLEFRKYDPRVNRHVLFTEAKMK; from the coding sequence ATGGGGGACAAGAAGAAGAAGGCTCAAATGTTTGTAAAACTAGTGTCTGCTGCTGGGACTGGATTTTTCTATGTGAAGAGGAAGCCAAGGCAGTTCACAGAGAAGCTCGAGTTTCGCAAGTACGATCCAAGGGTTAACCGCCATGTTCTCTTTACAGAGGCTAAGATGAAGTGA